From one Rhineura floridana isolate rRhiFlo1 chromosome 4, rRhiFlo1.hap2, whole genome shotgun sequence genomic stretch:
- the RAB10 gene encoding ras-related protein Rab-10 codes for MAKKTYDLLFKLLLIGDSGVGKTCVLFRFSDDAFNTTFISTIGIDFKIKTVELQGKKIKLQIWDTAGQERFHTITTSYYRGAMGIMLVYDITNAKSFENISKWLRNIDEHANEDVERMLLGNKCDMDDKRVVPKAKGEQIAREHGIRFFETSAKANINIEKAFLTLAEDILRKTPVKEPNSENVDISSGGGVTGWKSKCC; via the exons ATGGCGAAGAAAACCTACGACCTGCTCTTCAAGCTGCTGCTGATCGGCGACTCGGGCGTCGGCAAGACCTGCGTCCTTTTCCGCTTCTCCGACGATGCCTTCAACACCACCTTCATCTCCACCATCG ggaTAGACTTCAAGATCAAAACAGTTGAATTGCAAGGAAAGAAGATCAAGCTACAGATATG GGACACGGCAGGGCAGGAGCGGTTTCACACCATCACCACCTCCTATTACCGAGGTGCCATGGGAATCATGCTAGTGTATGACATCACCAATgccaaaagctttgaaaacatcagcAAATGGCTCAGAAACATAGATGAG CATGCCAATGAAGATGTGGAGAGGATGCTGCTAGGAAACAAATGTGATATGGATGACAAGAGGGTGGTACCCAAAGCAAAAGGGGAACAG ATTGCAAGGGAGCACGGTATTAGGTTTTTCGAAACTAGTGCAAAAGCAAATATAAACATTGAGAAGGCATTCCTCACATTAGCAGAAGACATTCTTCGAAAG ACCCCTGTAAAAGAGCCCAACAGTGAAAATGTAGATATCAGCAGTGGGGGTGGTGTGACGGGCTGGAAAAGCAAGTGCTGCTGA